Genomic DNA from Nicotiana tabacum cultivar K326 chromosome 21, ASM71507v2, whole genome shotgun sequence:
CATCCCGGATCATCTTTTCTACATACTTGACCCGATAATTTCCTGCCATACCACTCCTTGCTTCACTTACCATTTCATTATCCAGAGTCTTCTGTATTGTGTCATAATCAGTCGTTGCTATTTTACCGCCTTCCTCTTGCTTAAGGAGTAATCGGACTATTGTGAGGCTGATGTTTCTTTTTCCAGCCATGCGTTCTCCCAGGGCGAGTGCTTCCCTATCATCTGGTCCTCCCAAGAAAAGGACAGCAACACGATACGAAGACCAAGCATCTAGTATGGGCCTTGAGGTGTTGACAAGTGACCGGTCTACAACTACTGCAACGGAACAAGGTGCTGTCTGCAGGATTTTTTCATTCATAATTTTAATACCTACCTTGGATACTGTCTTCCTGCTGGAACTAAACCTTTTGTGGAAAGGAATCATTATGAGAGATGCCCTCCTTTCAAGTGCCATATTGCAGACTTCGTCATGCATCATAACATAAGGAGATATAGCCGTAAAGGGATGCATGGCTACTGTCTCGCGGAAGTTCTGCTCAAACACTTTGAAGGCATTGATGATTCTTTTCGAAGCTGAGGCCTCGTTTATGTGCTTCATCATTGGGAGTTTGTGGTTTATGAGAAGCGGATGAGCACGACCAACAAGCTCTATTAAATGTAGCATGGCAATATCCATACGGCTTTGGTTTGAGGGGTGAAGTGCTTCCAGCAAGTTTATTGTAGCCGGGACATTTTCTTGATCATGTATACATGCAAGCACCCGAAGTTCAGAGTACACCTTCATATGCTGGATATTCCTATTTTTGTGTGCTGCATATCTTTTATGTGGATCATACAGGGATTTCAGTATTGGAGTAACGATGGCAGTTGCAATGAACAGGTTTATGCACAAGACAACAAAAGCTTCATCTGCTATTGCCTGTATTCGACGAAAACCAATTCGCACGTATACATCAAAATATGAATTCATGCATGAGCGAGTCAAATATAGTACTATGTTGGGTCGTTTGATACATGGGATAAGGATAATAATCCCAGGATAAAGTTTGGGATTAACTTTATTCTATGTTTAGTTTGGGGTATTAGCTAATCCGGTGATAACTTTTACACTAAAATGGTGGGATTAGTTATCCCATATAGAAggtgggataactaatcccaTGGGATATCCCACCATATATATCCCACCATTGTACCAAACAACCCCTGTAAGTATTACGTTCTTAGGAAAAAAGGATATTTTTGCAACTATATATAGTTTACCTCATTTTGCTTCATCATTTTAAACATGCCTAGCTCCAGAACACCTTGGACGTTGGCTACGAGGCCAATTGAGATTGCATCTCGGAGTGAAACTTGGTTGCAAATTGAAGAGATAAGTGCGCCAAGGAATTTTCCCAAACAAGCAACGAGAATAACTGATTGCAGAAGCAAATAATTCCTGAGTTTCACAGAAAATATATCAGTAACCAAACCAGTTTTGACGAAGTAGATGGGCATAAACAGCCAAGAAACGATGAATTGAAGCTTCTCCATCAGGGCAGAACCTAGGGGAGGTCCAGCTGGTATGGCTAGACCATAAATTAGTGGCCCGTAGAAGATGTGTAGGCCTAGAGCCTTGCTGCAAAATCCAGACAGCAAGACGCCTATAAATATCAAACAAATGAAACCTTGCTTTAATGGCTCCCCAGGAGGATTTCTTCGCGTGCCCCATATTATTAGGGGTCTCACACCAAAAAATATAACCATAGTAAAGCCAATACCAGCTGTGATGTTTTGGAGAATGATGAATTTCTCGACTGAGGGTTGACTTGACAGGCTGGTGATAGTTATGATTAAAAATCCAAACATATTGCTGACAAGGGAACAAGACATTGCCATccttccaaaatctgaattgacCATCCTAAGCTCGGTGAGATAGTGGGCGATGACTGGGAAGCCAAGCACCGATGACATGGTTGCTACTACGGGGAGTGAGTCCGACACTAATGGCTCAACATTTATTTCAATGCTGAGCAGAATGAAAGAGGTGGTGATACTTAGTACAATGGCAGCCGCTACAGTTGATACACCAATGATGAATGCCTTCTTTTCAACTCTCTTCAGAATCCAAGGATCTATTTGTACTCCAATCAAGAAGAAGTAGAACATATAGCCAAATAGAGCAACCGCATCGATGAGTACCAGACTTCTGTAAGGATAAAAAAGCTCTATGAATCCACCAATCCGTCCGACAAACGACGGACCTAGTGCTATACCACCCTGCAGGGAAAGCAAGCATCTTCTTCTTGTTAACTAATGTTAGACATTTAAGCCTAGGATATGCATGCATGTGATTGCTCAGGCTAAGTTACAAGATGATAATTAAATATCAAAATGGCCGGACTTAGAATACTTTTGCAAGAAATAGGAGCTAATAAATCTGGTTCTACCTCCCATAGTATCAAAATGTGCTATGGAACTGAGAAACCATATGCCATATATCAGGTCTACATGTGTTATTGTTTTCGCCTATGTTGCATGGACTCTCCAAAATGCTGCCGCACTCGtgttggatcctccaaaaatgcattACTtctggaggatccgacacgcacccgATGTTTTTTTAGGAGAGTCCAAGCAACATAGTTTCCACTATATTACAGATAGTTCAAGGGCAGCGTAATGGAGACATCAAATGCATGAGAAACCATACTTGGGATCCTAGATATTCCCAATCAATACAAGCTTATCTTGATAAAGAATGGCTTAAACCACTCTCTGGTGATTAAATTGAATACTGATGAGGGCAGGGTAGCTAGTATGATAAGGGACTATAATGGGATGATGAGTACACTGGAAGCCAAGGGCGGAGCTAGGTGGGCGGAAGGGGTTTAGCCAAACCCCTTAACTTCTTTGCGTGTttacctttttttattttaaaatcccctTGGTTAAAATCCTGCTTCCGCCACTACTGAAAACTATTAGACAAATTAATTAGTAGAATCGCACAAGTAGTAGTTGT
This window encodes:
- the LOC107789934 gene encoding cation/H(+) antiporter 15-like codes for the protein MGSHVMEPDDIATYAEIFKAGGENHSSICMSIGKIQSKGSIFSHHANPLDYSVPLLLAQLSLASLFVLLTSTLLKPLGQPTNVIQIFGGIALGPSFVGRIGGFIELFYPYRSLVLIDAVALFGYMFYFFLIGVQIDPWILKRVEKKAFIIGVSTVAAAIVLSITTSFILLSIEINVEPLVSDSLPVVATMSSVLGFPVIAHYLTELRMVNSDFGRMAMSCSLVSNMFGFLIITITSLSSQPSVEKFIILQNITAGIGFTMVIFFGVRPLIIWGTRRNPPGEPLKQGFICLIFIGVLLSGFCSKALGLHIFYGPLIYGLAIPAGPPLGSALMEKLQFIVSWLFMPIYFVKTGLVTDIFSVKLRNYLLLQSVILVACLGKFLGALISSICNQVSLRDAISIGLVANVQGVLELGMFKMMKQNEAIADEAFVVLCINLFIATAIVTPILKSLYDPHKRYAAHKNRNIQHMKVYSELRVLACIHDQENVPATINLLEALHPSNQSRMDIAMLHLIELVGRAHPLLINHKLPMMKHINEASASKRIINAFKVFEQNFRETVAMHPFTAISPYVMMHDEVCNMALERRASLIMIPFHKRFSSSRKTVSKVGIKIMNEKILQTAPCSVAVVVDRSLVNTSRPILDAWSSYRVAVLFLGGPDDREALALGERMAGKRNISLTIVRLLLKQEEGGKIATTDYDTIQKTLDNEMVSEARSGMAGNYRVKYVEKMIRDGTGTAAVMRSMEDEYELIIVGRRHDTQSPLLLGLSDWVEESELGPVGDMFALADSESISTILVVQQHTD